Genomic segment of Salvia hispanica cultivar TCC Black 2014 chromosome 2, UniMelb_Shisp_WGS_1.0, whole genome shotgun sequence:
aaaatattagaCTTCCTAACTCATTTTAGTTTatcataaaagaaattaaaattggaaaattatgatttaaagaTACCAACAATTGaatttacaattttgatttaagaatttcataattttgttttaacttttcactttccaaatttttagctccattaaattcttaatttttagaaCGTTACAgtgaaatttcaataaaataattataacatgTTCCTGACttatgtatttaatattttaaagttatacagagtattttataatttgccTCCACTCATCCTAaggtaagtgacacattttttttgcaagtgttttgaaaaattaatataagtagttaaatgatgaaaaaacaaagtaagtgagagaatattgtactttaattatttattatcattttctcaaaacacACGTGAGGAAAAGAAATGtactcctccgttccataCTACTCACACTTTTCACTTGAACAACGCAAATTTGAACACGAGtaattagtgtaattaaattaaaattttaagtgcAATAAAACAACACTTGATAAAGGAAACACGAACTAACTCgaatatcttaattaaataccataattttttttatctaaaatataaatagtgcAAATAGTTTGGGGACAGTCCGAAAATGAAATGTGCAAGTagcatgggacggagggagtatcacttACTAGAGATGAAgggaataaatgaaaatttgatagtGTATGAATATTGATTGAGTTTTCGATTTTGATTATAAGaattatagtactccgtataatttttaattttttggactgattttaatattttaaagctatatcaacaatattttttctttttctctgtACAACTATATGACTAACATTTAATTGACGGAAATGCTTTGAAGGAATGTGTTTGTAAGATTCATAACGATTTGCATTTGATttagatataattaaatagatatacGGTAGAAAAGCAAATCTTTTTCCAAATCtataatctttaatttgaaaatttaaatttttcggATGTATTATATTAAAGGACAGATATGTAATATAGtaatctattttaaaataattaaaagtaataaactgattttgaagtgaaaatatctaaaatatccaattatGTACGTAGATATTCACTACGTTTATCACTGCTACCAAAAGTATGAGATGATATAGATATAATTATTCTTCGACAATGGACTATAAGAAAATGTACtataacacaattatttgTGGACGAGAAAGTATATACAGTTCGGTCTCTaccacatttttttattgcatctGCCACTGCACACATATACTGATTTTTATACGCAATTGAACGCCGTCAGTATATAtggatttattatttataggtTTGTCCATATAAATGATCTAATTTATCCCGAACCGACCAATAgcaataattttgtttaaaatcatttgcaaattaatttaagtggCGAGGATATACTAATACTTAATCGATCTAAAAAACGTGCTTAGATCATCTTAAAAAGTTGACAAAATTCCACGTAAACATGCCATAATTAATTGGCAACAGCGTGACGAATTGTTAGGTCTTATTTCCGTCAAGACCCCAACAAATAATTCTGCTGATGCACCACTATAAAACACTGAAACTACATaaccactaattaattaattaaaataatgacgTCCATTTATTATTCCGAATTAAACAACTGTCTAACAAAACCTTTAATTGGTGCATACATAGAATACTGGGATCACacgttaattaattagtgatcTTACTACGTACTAATCTCGttacctttaattttattctctttttgaGATAATCTCTTGAGCTTTTAAACGAAGCAGTAATTAccgaaaaggaaaaaaatggcctactatttttataggtACACGTAATTAGAGGGGCCGCAGTTGACTAATTGAATTTTTGTAGGGCCTTAATTGATATCAACCATTAATAATCCAATTTCAGTAAACCAGTTTAATGATTTCATCTCCGCCCCCCTGGCccacatcaattttttttttcttggtagaacttatataaacaaaattactttttttgaTTTGCcattttatgtcattttaTCACCCTCCGCTTTGCTTATCGTTTATCCAACTTTATACGTTTTTCAATATTGTCACTTCAACTTACTATTTTCAACTcatgttttgtgtttttctaGTTGTACCATTTCACATTGTTGTACAACTTTAGAAGATAGAAGTATAAAGTCCATtattctagatatataatgCATATTCAAATAGTGTGGTTTAAAAGTAAAACACAGATGAATCGTTGCTGATGcggaataataaaagaaaaaaaaaacaagttagAGTTGctcacacaaaaaataaattaaagtatataagACGAGCGACAAATTGACAAAATTGGAAAAGTTAATATtaccaaataataataatgcagtagtattttgtaataactaataaaggTGTAGGTCAGAAATGGACAATGCGAGCAGAAAATGTGAGAATATATGTGAATAATTCTAGATATGTAGATGATGTATGGACTTTACTAACTATGCATGGGGCAGAACGAGTTGCAAAGTCCCCTAAGTAGCTTCACATGAGCATGAAAGGTTACATTGaatttcttcaactttttgaaaatacaTAATGCAACTTTTcgactctataaatatgaagGAGAATTGAACTTGATCGATCATTCATTTCACAGAGTGATCAGAGAGAGATACTAATAGactatatatagagagagaggccGGAAAGATGAGGAGGGTGGCGTTAAGCGATGTGATGGCATGTGGGAGCATGGTTGTGGTGGAGGGTTGCATTATTGGGCTGACGATCATGGCTAGCACCGCGATGGCTAAAGGGATGAGCCCTTTCGTGTTTGTTGTCTATACAAATGCCCTTTCTTCACTCATTCTCCTCCCATATTCCTTCTTTTTTGATACCAATAGGTATATATAAAGTACTTTGATTCTTCTTCAACCTCAATACCCTAACATAAAAACatttatgtgtgtttttggCGTatttacatatacatatacaaaatGTGGATGAAGCTTAACGTACGGATTCATGTAACGCAGATTAACTAAGTAATATGGTTTGTTTGTGAAATGGTCAGGTCGGAAGGGACATGGCTCACCCTACCTTTTCTCGTTCAAGTCTTCGTCCTCGGTTTGATAGGGTTTGCTCTCTTTCGCTCTCCACGCACACACGTTCACATGGAGTTGTCATAGATAAgtaattatatagtatgttgttAAAAATTGGTTTGCAGGGTAACAATTGCTCAAAACCTAGCGTTTGTGGGTTTGAGCTACAGCTCTCCCATTGTTGCATGTGGCTTCGCAAATCAGATGCCTGCTTTATCTTTCATTTTGGCCATACTCCTCAGGTGCTTAACTATTCAAACTAATCTATTCCTCAAACCTGactttaatctttttttcacCTACTACATACTATTAATGTttgtttacatatatatacaacacaggtagtacaaattaaatgaataatttataaattgtatattGACATTATTCTCTACATATTTGTTAGCCCTAAAAGCAAAAGATGAGTCAATAATTTTAAAGCAATTTTCGTAGTATAAGAGAAGATCAATGAGTTGTTATATTGGATATTGTGTGTATTTGGTTTGCGCTGAGCTGTGAGATTCATCAAATCAGTTTAACAGATATTAACCGATCACTTGATGCTACTTTATTAAAGTTacgtatttaatttatcttaacTGAtcacttaatttaaaattaatttaaactatcatataaagtgattaaaatattaacagTAAAAACGTGATAATGCGCTATTTGGTAGTAgtgtgaaaaaattaaaagcataGAAGGAGATAGATGTGTGGCTGCTGGGATTCGAGCCCAGGTCTCCACGGCCACAACGTGGAATTCTTACCACTAAACTACAGCCACATCGTTGTCTAGCAACATCACTAATAATTATAACTTCGATGTGACACGGAGCTCAATTCAAGTTCGGGatttaatgaatatttaattagggGAGTggtcaattgctaactacaactaatttaaggccataggattttagaaaacgtgtggtctacaatttgccacgtgtaattttcgtttttattaataaaataaaaaaagataaaaaaaatgtcaaattagggttttagatgaaaatgtcaatatagtgtttcgaaaatatcaacacaatgctttgagaatgtcaacacaatgctttaagaatgttaactcattgctcatattgacattctacatgtattatattgacatattttatatagtatgttgacatttctgctttacgaaaaaattaaaaaaattttgaatttttttttcaaattttgacgtcggaacatatgcgtGTATGATATcgtttgatatatgttatatgaatttaacgttttgagatttcttttaaaagttagttataactaaacatgtagttaattgacattaatacccctattgatattttatggaattaatccaatggttttattgatattttttgttgatcgtattgaaatttcgtggttgatgatataggcccttaatttgaatatctaatgattattatttagttgtagttagcaattaggtattgagttaacaatataacactcccctatttaattatttatagaaacAGTGTTGTTGAAGTTGAACAACTAATGACTTGGTTGTTTGTAAATATGAGAAGAGATAGCGTATTAATTAGTGATCAGTATGACATATGTCTGTTGCATCCGATAATTATGCATGTGATTGTCATTCTTAATATTTCAACtctgattcattttttttttaagtatcattttgttgatatagtTACTTTTCTATCAGTTAGTCGCCTAAATCTGACATTTGACATGTTACTATTTTGAAAtcatgtagtagtactattactatattacaaaaacatttttattatcGGATTTGAGAAGGCAAAAATAGTTTTCACTTATTCTGAAATCTAAATACcttaattaacataaaaaattggaTATAGATAGAATAGTTTGCTAATTctactaaataattaatgttgttttaggagtacaaaatttgattggaAGAGGTCAGGCAGCCTAGCAAGATTGATAGGCACCCTCATATCTTTTGGTGGTGCAATTTCACTCACTCTTTACAAAGGCCCTACCATCAAAGCTCCCTCCCTAACCTTACCTTCGCGGCCGCCGCTGCTGGTCTTCACTTCAACTCATGAAAACTGGGTTCTTGGTTGTAAACTCTTTGCTGCTTCTTCATTTGCTCTTGCCATCTGGAACTTTCTCCAGGTataaccaatttttttaagtacCCCCCTACATATGATTTATGCTAATCactaaatatttgtataaatgATCATCAGGCGAAAACTCTCAAAATATgcaaacaagtgatgaaaataatctcattttacACCTTGTTTGGGACCATCCAAACAACTGGTGTGGCCCTCTACTTTGAAAGGGATCCTGAGGCATGGAAGCTAGGGCTTAATTTCGAACTTCTCATCATCGTCTTAACTGTAagatcaattaattaatacactaatgtaaaaaatgaaggtaaattatttattacgtGAACATGATGGTGGTAACAGGGAATATTCAGCAGCCTGATTCGGACGAAAGTTCAAATGTGGTGTACACGTTTGAAAGGGCCTTTTTTTGTGCCCTTATTCAAGCCTTGTGGGATTGCCTACGCCACCACCTTTGGCTGTTTGCTCTTTTCCGATACTTTTCATTATGGAAggtaaattaaattctaaacccacttttcataatttcaatcTGACTTTTAGTAAAATggtgtgttgtgttgtgtgtgtgtagcATTATGGGAGCGTTCATCTGCGGGGTGGGGTACTACACCGTGCTGTGGGGCCAGACGAAGGACGAGGAGGCGAGTAAATTGGACGGTCGTAACAAGATGGTCAGCCCATCAAGGGATGAGAAGGTCCCTCTTCTGCAGCAAGATTCTCAAGTGTGATTTTATTATGGATATTAATCACGTGGATTAATCTTAATTATGATACtcctataaattataatgcTCTCATCAGAAGATGCATGCACTTTCTTTTTCTGGAGGGGGTTGTTATTTTTCCATCTCcccattttcaatattttaataatcatGCTCTACTTTTGCATCTTATGTAAATGTCGCTTTGTGTTTAcgaatatttctatttttcttagcTTTTCCTTTACTAATGAAAATGGAAACTTATATAAAAAgggaataatatatattaattaaacttatggataatttattatagtgCTTCGATGAAGCCATTACTTCTTCCATAAGTAGAAACATAGAGATTAATTAGCAAGAAGATAAGCATCCAAATCCTGGAAAGTTTTGAGGGCAAATTCCTTGATGAAATCCGGGTCAGGGGTATCCTCGGTGGCCTTGTCGAATTCGCAggtccatttcagtgaagtttTGTTGTCGccgttgctgctgctgctgacGCTGAGGCTGCCTTTGAAGTTCTTGTAGTACTTCAGTATGTCGCCCTCTATCACACTGTAACTCACGAATTTCTTCTCATCGTCTACCGCTTCGATCTTCTCTTTGATGCTTGAAACTGGTGATATTCCTGCATTTGTGAAATTGATATGATGAAAAATTCAT
This window contains:
- the LOC125203441 gene encoding WAT1-related protein At1g70260-like; its protein translation is MRRVALSDVMACGSMVVVEGCIIGLTIMASTAMAKGMSPFVFVVYTNALSSLILLPYSFFFDTNRSEGTWLTLPFLVQVFVLGLIGVTIAQNLAFVGLSYSSPIVACGFANQMPALSFILAILLRSTKFDWKRSGSLARLIGTLISFGGAISLTLYKGPTIKAPSLTLPSRPPLLVFTSTHENWVLGCKLFAASSFALAIWNFLQAKTLKICKQVMKIISFYTLFGTIQTTGVALYFERDPEAWKLGLNFELLIIVLTGIFSSLIRTKVQMWCTRLKGPFFVPLFKPCGIAYATTFGCLLFSDTFHYGSIMGAFICGVGYYTVLWGQTKDEEASKLDGRNKMVSPSRDEKVPLLQQDSQV
- the LOC125203442 gene encoding MLP-like protein 423 gives rise to the protein MASKIEMEVELKSEAEKVWNSMRESTTLFPKALPQHYQSIQILEGDGKSVNSVRLVTYPQGISPVSSIKEKIEAVDDEKKFVSYSVIEGDILKYYKNFKGSLSVSSSSNGDNKTSLKWTCEFDKATEDTPDPDFIKEFALKTFQDLDAYLLAN